A stretch of the Pedobacter sp. MC2016-14 genome encodes the following:
- a CDS encoding glycosyl hydrolase family 18 protein → MKNILYISVIFIAALQSCSKDLNWVEDGYTTGAVTYAIPAGAYVPDNSFKIVAYYAEANEPDSIGLDKYKMITHLHYAFAYPNADGTLKALAKPANFTKVMKLAKENGVKRAISLAGSESIYSALAADPVLRKTLVNNIMAFVLKNDLDGVDIDWEYPRSNFSNDITYEAFMKDLSARLHVYHKYLSSAVTAGLYAGSVKDGINKAAIDAMDFVNLMAYDGANWKSDPNHSSYIMAGDVLDVWFNEKGLTKEKAVLGFPAYGKNAANAAMTYRNLLANKADPMLNIFTMMTGATPVTYYYNGIPLIKEKTALAYSRANGIMVWELSQDANGANSLIKAAKDKLGELNVK, encoded by the coding sequence ATGAAAAATATATTATATATTTCAGTAATTTTTATTGCTGCATTGCAGTCCTGTAGTAAAGATTTGAACTGGGTAGAAGATGGTTATACCACCGGGGCTGTTACTTATGCAATTCCCGCAGGTGCATACGTACCAGACAATAGTTTTAAGATCGTGGCTTATTATGCAGAGGCAAATGAGCCTGATTCCATTGGACTAGATAAGTATAAAATGATTACTCATTTACATTATGCTTTTGCTTACCCGAATGCAGATGGTACATTAAAAGCACTGGCCAAGCCCGCTAATTTTACCAAAGTGATGAAGTTGGCAAAAGAAAACGGTGTTAAGCGCGCTATTTCCCTGGCAGGATCTGAAAGTATCTATTCGGCTCTGGCAGCAGATCCTGTACTTCGGAAAACCTTAGTGAACAACATTATGGCTTTTGTACTTAAAAATGATCTTGATGGAGTAGATATAGACTGGGAATATCCAAGATCCAATTTTTCAAATGACATCACTTATGAGGCTTTTATGAAAGATCTCTCGGCCAGGCTGCATGTGTACCACAAATATTTAAGCTCGGCGGTAACGGCAGGACTATATGCTGGCAGCGTGAAAGATGGTATTAATAAAGCTGCAATTGATGCGATGGATTTCGTTAATCTTATGGCTTATGACGGGGCCAACTGGAAGAGTGACCCAAATCATTCTTCTTATATCATGGCTGGTGACGTACTTGATGTTTGGTTCAATGAAAAGGGCTTAACCAAAGAAAAGGCTGTATTAGGATTTCCTGCTTACGGTAAAAATGCCGCTAATGCAGCAATGACGTATCGTAATCTGTTAGCTAACAAGGCGGATCCTATGTTGAATATCTTTACGATGATGACAGGTGCAACCCCTGTGACTTATTATTATAACGGAATTCCCTTAATTAAAGAAAAAACCGCACTTGCATATTCCAGAGCCAATGGCATAATGGTTTGGGAATTGTCTCAAGATGCAAATGGAGCTAATTCCTTAATTAAGGCGGCAAAAGATAAGCTAGGTGAATTGAATGTTAAGTAA